Proteins from a genomic interval of Anomaloglossus baeobatrachus isolate aAnoBae1 unplaced genomic scaffold, aAnoBae1.hap1 Scaffold_5478, whole genome shotgun sequence:
- the LOC142283792 gene encoding uncharacterized protein LOC142283792, giving the protein HAGSEGELFPSTTSLQSSDSICTLESCILEATGEGDGCEDDPEDSAFCLPEDALSGSLSITDEIMELLSQRGLRSEPINGETKAAETEGAKAEDQQQESETRDLRQSRSTEDLAETEKASSASLGETPEVCSSGAFASLDSANESRYLEPSQDGPKVPSDKDLQNKENGESPVEENKPLEMPRQAGGETIVCRTDDTKLEKVQLSLLPGEDEGESSKTKEKDEGKEVTELQDKAKIVPEKKEKSMKVKRDSTLTPDDRLLIERIKNYYETADAGASYLSKEESISYIPTGVVKDSILRFNYILQQEVKKDREKSKCKTNGCATESKQANCQRKPPSQASEVSRIKAEPNKEGSEQESEYKSCAEIRKAWKEKEKPTNAEIERVLKRGKLRRKDAEEPGGELVIVEESDLETGGQSPRDNPPRRESVKEPQKVTLAENINKLDSQAKTGCDNLPADTNKATFCSSGIGLYDADDICLIENSEKIINKVQLLAKMYSEKIGRMKTQKKNGGTKTPETQKKATVKTQPQVMEEHTGERRVTEPKMYGHLMIHETLLHINCVQENGVIHPAIRESALDLLKKESLMTPYPEKEQAPLLKPPEIDEVVLPTQEISPTEIDECWEFSIVEGNRGEELPVNYDSAPHPTSTSEESVSDNFSASKTYFVDDKETPVICEDCEERETCVLEIKVPEKVNLLMAPSTLHVEPTSTIPKISEEKEIELLTSEGSNALYPTTKISETSDDVPQTIGIINTRNHDDIPQKTKATSDEPQTDLPITNSCETNSPAPIYTPETNNHFSSDCNSVASYNTPESNTSDSHKVQKAKGVSSAVMDVMQRLQLDSSLSTPSPKNINSSKKLNMATRSSSFKGNTSTAKEFQAIAKPKSQNKKQQAVVATPGLLSPSILHRKLSRAVAMSKNNPEPQQALPRRPLMTKSRSSDSDTHTPVIKSQPSVPGPSPYRNSLYSGLLLSDPKPRVLKNTVLAENQKDGEANQLNSKITQSILSNEGSLKPLLSGYKKGSNTDRPVCLSPGSPVLIAIPCPPPIRQTPASTVSEPNSRVQSPLTLRSRMFSPPPSQNPVCPKSRAPSFSKTRSCSFTPLSFSNLERSSSSSANSTPTCTSPPPRPWSPGFPTHSRRSCGSSTGENPISPRALYSPIGSSNEENKFWCSSRSPPCLASDSNSHTTGISSHELTSIHWPDVRELRTKYGPFKTQKSSNLEKTYDLKSSSSFRQCKSLDEGPNLFFNNSSALNFAASHSPTVEPSEIMALYESTEKLDSSDPKEKSTFKASYSTTVNIQIGGSGRIASFSNAQVSLTHPLLQAPETLSSRKININGSTLEHKNVNYRKK; this is encoded by the exons GAATCTGAAACCCGAGATCTGAGACAATCCAGATCCACAGAAGATCTAGCTGAGACTGAGAAAGCCAGTTCTGCCTCACTTGGTGAGACACCAGAAGTATGCTCGAGTGGGGCGTTTGCTTCCTTGGATTCTGCGAATGAGTCAAGATATTTGGAGCCAAGTCAAGATGGCCCCAAGGTTCCTTCAGACAAAGACTTGCAGAATAAAGAGAATGGAGAATCTCCTGTGGAGGAGAATAAACCACTGGAAATGCCCAGGCAAGCAGGTGGTGAAACCATCGTCTGCAGAACAGATGACACTAAACTTGAGAAGGTTCAGCTCTCGTTGTTGCCCGGTGAAGATGAGGGTGAATCGTCCAAGACTAAAGAGAAGGACGAAGGAAAGGAAGTTACTGAACTGCAAGATAAAGCGAAGATTGTTccggaaaagaaagaaaaaagcatGAAGGTCAAAAGAGATTCCACCCTGACCCCGGATGATCGACTATTGATTGAAAGGATCAAAAACTACTATGAGACTGCAGATGCCGGAGCGTCGTACCTGAGTAAAGAGGAAAGCATTTCCTACATTCCCACCGGTGTGGTTAAAGACTCGATCCTGAGATTCAACTACATTCTACAACAAGAGGTCAAGAAAGACCGTGAAAAGAGCAAATGCAAGACAAACGGGTGTGCCACTGAGTCAAAGCAAGCCAACTGCCAAAGGAAACCGCCATCCCAAGCTTCTGAAGTGTCCAGAATCAAAGCAGAACCCAACAAAGAAGGATCGGAGCAGGAATCAGAGTACAAATCCTGTGCCGAAATACGAAAGGCCTGGAAAGAAAAGGAGAAGCCGACCAATGCGGAAATAGAAAGAGTGCTGAAAAGAGGGAAACTGAGGAGGAAAGATGCGGAAGAACCCGGCGGTGAGCTGGTTATTGTTGAAGAATCGGATTTAGAAACTGGGGGCCAATCGCCAAGAGATAATCCTCCGAGGAGAGAATCGGTGAAGGAACCACAGAAGGTCACCTTGGCAGAAAATATCAACAAACTTGACTCTCAGGCAAAGACCGGATGCGACAACTTGCCTGCGGACACCAATAAGGCAACTTTCTGTTCTTCCGGTATTGGCCTCTATGACGCGGATGATATATGCCTCATTGAAAACTCAGAGAAAATTATTAACAAAGTGCAACTGCTGGCCAAGATGTACAGCGAGAAGATCGGCAGGATGAAGACTCAGAAGAAGAACGGGGGCACCAAGACACCGGAGACACAGAAAAAAGCGACAGTAAAGACCCAACCTCAGGTCATGGAGGAACATACTGGTGAAAGAAGAGTGACAG AGCCCAAGATGTATGGACATCTGATGATTCATGAAACTTTGCTTCATATTAATTGTGTCCAAGAAAATGGTGTTATCCATCCTGCAATTCGAGAGAGTGCTTTGGATCTTCTCAAGAAAGAGTCATTAATGACTCCGTACCCTGAAAAGGAACAAGCCCCATTACTAAAACCACCTGAAATAGATGAAGTCGTTTTACCAACACAGGAGATATCTCCTACAGAAATAGACGAATGTTGGGAGTTTTCGATTGTTGAGGGTAATCGGGGAGAAGAACTCCCAGTGAATTATGACTCTGCTCCTCACCCAACATCAACATCTGAAGAAAGCGTTTCAGACAACTTCAGTGCATCTAAAACATACTTTGTAGACGATAAGGAGACTCCTGTGATCTGTGAAGATTGTGAGGAAAGGGAAACTTGTGTCTTAGAGATTAAGGTGCCTGAGAAAGTCAACCTCTTAATGGCACCAAGTACACTTCATGTTGAACCAACGTCGACCATTCCAAAAATCTCTGAAGAAAAGGAGATCGAATTATTGACCTCTGAGGGATCCAATGCTCTTTACCCTACAACTAAGATAAGTGAAACTTCTGATGATGTCCCACAGACAATAGGTATCATAAATACGAGGAACCATGACGATATACCGCAAAAAACTAAAGCCACAAGTGATGAACCACAAACAGATCTACCAATTACTAATTCATGTGAAACAAATTCCCCTGCTCCCATATACACCCCAGAGACTAATAACCATTTCAGCTCGGACTGTAACAGTGTTGCGTCATACAACACACCTGAAAGTAACACCTCCGACTCCCATAAAGTCCAGAAAGCCAAAGGAGTGTCCTCAGCAGTTATGGACGTGATGCAGCGTCTGCAGCTCGACTCCTCACTTTCTACTCCATCCCCCAAGAACATAAACAGCTCAAAGAAACTAAATATGGCTACTCGTTCATCATCCTTTAAGGGAAACACATCGACGGCCAAAGAATTTCAAGCCATAGCCAAGCCAAAGTCTCAAAATAAGAAACAGCAGGCAGTTGTAGCAACCCCTGGCCTTTTATCTCCTTCCATTTTGCATAGAAAATTGTCTAGAGCAGTAGCAATGTCCAAAAATAACCCTGAGCCTCAGCAGGCCCTTCCAAGAAGACCCCTCATGACAAAGTCTAGAAGTTCCGACAGCGACACACATACTCCGGTCATAAAGTCCCAACCCTCTGTTCCTGGCCCATCACCATACAGAAATTCTCTTTATTCTGGACTTTTACTTAGTGATCCAAAACCCAGAGTTCTTAAGAATACAGTTTTGGCAGAGAACCAAAAAGATGGTGAGGCGAATCAATTAAATTCCAAAATAACACAAAGTATTTTATCAAATGAAGGATCACTCAAGCCTTTATTGTCAGGCTACAAAAAGGGAAGTAATACAGATAGACCGGTTTGTCTTTCTCCAGGTTCACCAGTCCTCATTGCAATTCCTTGTCCTCCACCCATTAGACAAACTCCAGCATCCACAGTTTCTGAACCAAATTCACGGGTCCAGTCCCCTCTGACATTACGCTCTAGAATGTTTTCTCCTCCCCCAAGTCAAAACCCGGTGTGCCCTAAATCTCGAGCCCCTTCCTTCTCTAAGACAAGATCATGTTCCTTCACTCCACTCTCCTTTAGTAATTTAGAgcgttcatcttcatcatctgcaaactctaCTCCAACGTGCACAAGTCCTCCACCTCGACCCTGGTCTCCTGGATTCCCTACCCATTCCAGAAGATCCTGTGGTAGCAGCACCGGAGAAAATCCTATCAGCCCAAGGGCACTGTATTCACCAATCGGGTCCTCGAACGAAGAAAATAAATTTTGGTGTTCGAGCAGATCACCTCCATGTTTGGCTTCTGATTCGAATTCCCATACCACCGGAATCAGTTCTCACGAGTTAACTAGCATCCACTGGCCCGATGTCCGAGAACTACGCACAAAGTATGGGCCCTTCAAAACGCAGAAATCGTCAAATCTTGAGAAGACGTATGATCTGAAGTCTTCATCTTCATTCAGGCAATGCAAGTCTCTGGATGAAGGACCAAACCTATTCTTCAACAATTCGAGTGCTTTGAATTTCGCAGCTTCGCATTCCCCGACGGTAGAGCCTAGCGAAATCATGGCGCTTTATGAAAGTACAGAGAAGTTGGACTCTTCTGACCCAAAAGAAAAATCCACCTTCAAAGCAAGTTATTCTACCACCGTTAACATACAAATCGGTGGGAGTGGCAGAATCGCGTCTTTTAGTAATGCTCAGGTGAGTCTAACGCACCCCCTGCTGCAAGCTCCAGAGACACTTTCTTCAAGGAAGATAAACATTAACGGAAGCACCTTAGAGCATAAAAATGTGAATTACAGAAAAAAATGA